In the Sarcophilus harrisii chromosome 3, mSarHar1.11, whole genome shotgun sequence genome, one interval contains:
- the LOC100917423 gene encoding olfactory receptor 2L3-like → MEEWNQTTTGFFLLGLFPPTKTGLLLFLLVVLIFLIAFLGNSTMILLIWMDHHLHTPMYFLLSQLSLMDLMYICSTVPKMAVNFLSGDNFISLVACGFQSFCFLLIAAGEGLLLASMAIDRYVAICRPLHYPILMNKRMCLLMIAGSWVSASINSIFHTVYALCMPYCKSRVINHFFCDIPAMVPLACIDTWAYEYTVFFSTNLFLLVPFIGIMASYGRVLYAVYHMRSTQGRKKAFTTCSTHLTVVTFYYVPFVYTYLRPPSLRSPEEDKNLAVFYTILTPMLNPIIYSLRNKEVLGAFQRVLGRSLSQKE, encoded by the coding sequence ATGGAGGAATGGAATCAAACTACCACTGGTTTCTTCTTACTGGGACTGTTTCCCCCAACAAAAACTggcctgctcctcttcctccttgttGTTCTCATCTTCCTAATTGCCTTCTTGGGTAACTCAACCATGATTCTTCTCATCTGGATGGATCACCATCTCCATACTCCTATGTACTTCCTACTCAGTCAGCTCTCCCTCATGGATCTCATGTACATTTGCAGTACAGTTCCCAAGATGGCAGTCAACTTCCTGTCTGGGgacaatttcatttctttggtgGCTTGTGGAttccaaagtttttgttttttacttataGCAGCTGGTGAAGGGTTACTCTTGGCCTCCATGGCCATTGATCGTTATGTGGCCATTTGCCGTCCCCTCCATTATCCTATTCTCATGAACAAGAGAATGTGTTTGCTGATGATTGCTGGGTCCTGGGTCTCTGCATCCATCAATTCCATTTTCCATACAGTGTATGCACTCTGTATGCCCTATTGCAAGTCCAGAGTCATTAACCATTTTTTCTGTGATATCCCTGCCATGGTGCCTCTGGCCTGTATAGATACCTGGGCCTATGAGTACACGGTGTTCTTCAGCACCAACTTGTTTCTTTTGGTCCCTTTCATTGGTATCATGGCTTCCTATGGCCGAGTTCTCTATGCTGTCTACCACATGCGCTCAACacagggaaggaagaaagctTTCACGACTTGTTCCACCCACCTGACTGTGGTGACATTCTATTATGTCCCATTTGTGTACACATATCTAAGGCCCCCATCTCTGCGCTCCCCAGAAGAGGACAAGAACTTGGCAGTCTTCTACACCATCCTCACCCCTATGCTTAATCCCATCATTTATAGCCTAAGGAATAAAGAGGTTCTGGGAGCTTTCCAGAGAGTCCTTGGAAGATCCTTATCCCAAAAAGAGTAG